From a single Gracilimonas sp. genomic region:
- a CDS encoding TMEM14 family protein: MGKLSDDEIRQIVQKATLLQKYGEQSSPGKATDTNEEIQSLYEITDEIGIPRTFAYEAYMELGGIPVQEPMVIDNHDFNSTSVVGYARGTVDKELFDELKGQAEYHFNTLGKVTRRRNKYIWKAKPVGPSKFIASANSPEIELEQIDGNTKVTVSQSLKTLNKLYLPGIAVAFGGFMLFAGTIFGQTGNEVAPPLIVSLLILTASVFYARFINSRKKKRKKDLQELSETLLGKIERHLKSTIQSKEMELEEVKGQIDIPENEYEEESVEKDSRPRIK; the protein is encoded by the coding sequence ATGGGAAAGCTCTCCGACGACGAAATCCGGCAAATTGTCCAAAAAGCCACCCTTTTACAGAAGTATGGAGAACAAAGCTCTCCCGGAAAAGCCACTGACACCAACGAGGAAATCCAATCTTTGTATGAGATCACCGACGAGATAGGAATCCCCCGCACGTTTGCATACGAAGCTTATATGGAACTGGGCGGAATCCCGGTTCAGGAACCGATGGTAATCGACAATCATGATTTTAACAGTACTTCGGTTGTAGGATATGCCAGAGGCACGGTAGACAAGGAGCTTTTCGATGAGTTAAAAGGTCAGGCAGAGTATCACTTTAATACCTTAGGGAAGGTGACCCGGCGAAGAAATAAGTACATTTGGAAAGCCAAGCCTGTGGGGCCCTCGAAATTCATTGCCTCTGCTAACTCTCCCGAAATTGAGCTTGAACAAATTGATGGAAATACGAAAGTAACGGTTTCCCAAAGCCTGAAAACGCTCAACAAATTGTATCTGCCAGGAATTGCCGTTGCCTTTGGTGGATTTATGCTGTTTGCCGGTACCATATTTGGTCAAACAGGCAATGAAGTCGCTCCTCCTCTCATTGTATCACTGCTTATTCTTACTGCTTCCGTGTTTTATGCCCGGTTTATAAACAGCCGTAAAAAGAAACGAAAAAAAGACCTACAGGAATTGTCAGAAACACTGTTAGGTAAAATTGAACGGCATCTTAAATCTACCATCCAATCTAAAGAGATGGAACTGGAAGAGGTAAAAGGACAAATCGACATTCCTGAAAATGAATATGAAGAAGAAAGTGTTGAGAAAGATTCACGACCACGAATCAAATAA
- the hslO gene encoding Hsp33 family molecular chaperone HslO: MNIEEFNFKDRLIKGITTDGHFKISVVKTTEVVKTARDNHQLSLLNTVILGRALTATMLLASELKGEERIRMRMDGDGPIGFIVAEANSVGEIRGYVKNPVAELDYSNPETELGDGIGLGIMTFSKVLYNEAEPKTSTIELIKGDVNSDVAHYLAQSEQIPSALLTDVGIDEDGNVTEAGGLMIQRLPGAPDGQIDMLQERLGSFPPIDELLADDQYIDEIMNKAVSPLKAKELNRQPVDFFCRCSRKRFLNALAMLNYEDLKEMDGEGQEMVCQYCNNREFISKEEIEKIVMDAQAKMN, translated from the coding sequence ATGAACATCGAAGAATTTAATTTCAAAGACCGCCTTATCAAGGGAATCACAACGGACGGTCATTTTAAAATATCTGTCGTAAAAACCACTGAAGTCGTAAAAACGGCACGAGATAATCACCAGCTTTCATTACTAAATACCGTCATCTTAGGGAGAGCGCTAACAGCTACCATGCTCCTGGCCTCTGAACTTAAAGGGGAAGAGCGCATCCGGATGCGCATGGATGGAGACGGCCCGATTGGGTTTATAGTTGCTGAGGCAAATTCAGTGGGCGAGATCCGTGGTTATGTTAAAAACCCGGTCGCCGAGCTGGATTACTCTAATCCCGAAACAGAACTTGGAGATGGCATCGGCTTAGGCATCATGACTTTTTCAAAGGTGCTTTACAACGAAGCCGAACCTAAAACAAGTACCATTGAGCTTATCAAAGGAGATGTGAATAGTGATGTAGCTCATTACCTGGCGCAATCCGAGCAAATTCCTTCCGCACTGCTTACTGATGTGGGCATTGATGAAGATGGTAACGTTACCGAAGCAGGCGGACTGATGATACAGCGACTGCCCGGCGCCCCTGATGGTCAAATTGATATGCTTCAGGAGCGATTGGGTTCATTCCCGCCCATCGACGAACTGCTGGCCGATGATCAGTATATCGATGAAATCATGAATAAGGCTGTATCACCGCTGAAAGCAAAAGAGCTGAACCGCCAGCCGGTGGACTTTTTCTGTCGCTGTTCCCGCAAGCGTTTTTTGAATGCCCTGGCTATGCTGAATTACGAAGACCTGAAAGAAATGGACGGAGAAGGGCAGGAAATGGTTTGCCAGTATTGCAACAATAGAGAGTTTATTTCGAAAGAAGAGATTGAGAAAATTGTGATGGATGCTCAGGCTAAAATGAACTAA
- a CDS encoding NAD(P)/FAD-dependent oxidoreductase yields the protein MGKNVVIVGGGFVGISVAKKLAGTSFNVTIVDKTNHHLFQPLLYQVATAALSPGDIAMPIRAIFSKQKNVQVILGEVTEVDKTSNRIHLKNGSSLPFHYLILAPGAQYNYFGNEDWEQHAPGLKSLSDALQIRERILLSLEKAEQIIDPEKRKPFLTYVVIGGGPTGVEMAGSIAEIAKRSMMRDFRNIKPDETKIYLVEAADGILNGFDEPLPEKGLQTLENMGVEVMLNTPVQEVQKDGVKVDGQFIETPNIIWGAGVKASPLILNIGVDTDRIGRARVEQDLSIAGSPNIFVAGDAAHVKDDKGKPLPGLAPVALQQGKYLGNLIKKNSSTRTPFRYVDKGTMATIGRAKAVADIRGFKFSGFFAWLLWGLIHIFFLIGFRNRLRVFAEWTWHYITFKRGVRLIAKKDDIP from the coding sequence ATGGGTAAAAACGTAGTAATAGTAGGCGGGGGCTTCGTCGGCATTTCGGTTGCTAAAAAGTTGGCAGGCACTTCATTCAATGTCACCATTGTTGACAAGACTAATCACCACCTGTTTCAGCCTCTGCTATATCAGGTTGCTACAGCGGCTCTTTCTCCGGGAGATATTGCCATGCCCATTCGGGCTATTTTCAGCAAACAAAAAAATGTACAGGTCATTCTGGGTGAAGTAACCGAGGTTGATAAAACCAGCAATCGTATTCATCTCAAGAACGGATCCAGCCTCCCTTTTCATTACCTGATTTTAGCTCCCGGTGCACAGTACAACTACTTCGGCAATGAAGACTGGGAACAACACGCTCCGGGCTTAAAATCTCTTTCTGATGCCCTTCAGATCCGGGAACGCATTCTGCTCTCGCTTGAAAAAGCTGAACAGATTATTGATCCTGAAAAGAGAAAACCTTTTTTAACCTACGTGGTTATTGGTGGCGGACCAACCGGTGTGGAAATGGCAGGCTCTATAGCTGAAATTGCCAAACGTAGTATGATGAGGGACTTTCGGAATATTAAACCGGACGAAACCAAGATATATCTGGTAGAGGCTGCGGATGGTATCCTGAATGGCTTTGATGAACCGCTCCCGGAAAAGGGCCTGCAAACCCTGGAGAATATGGGAGTGGAAGTGATGCTGAATACTCCCGTGCAAGAAGTGCAAAAAGATGGCGTGAAAGTGGACGGACAGTTCATTGAAACCCCAAACATCATATGGGGAGCCGGGGTAAAAGCTTCGCCTCTCATTCTGAATATCGGCGTTGATACAGACCGGATCGGAAGGGCAAGGGTAGAGCAGGATCTTTCCATTGCCGGATCTCCAAATATATTTGTAGCCGGTGATGCAGCTCATGTTAAAGACGACAAAGGAAAGCCGCTTCCCGGCCTGGCACCCGTAGCCCTTCAGCAGGGCAAGTATTTGGGAAATTTGATTAAAAAGAATTCTTCCACCCGAACTCCATTTCGCTATGTGGATAAAGGGACCATGGCAACCATTGGCCGTGCCAAGGCTGTGGCGGATATACGTGGGTTTAAATTCAGCGGCTTCTTTGCCTGGCTGCTGTGGGGACTCATCCACATTTTCTTTCTCATTGGGTTCCGAAACCGATTAAGAGTGTTTGCTGAGTGGACCTGGCACTACATCACCTTTAAGCGCGGTGTACGCCTGATTGCCAAAAAAGACGACATTCCCTGA
- a CDS encoding endonuclease domain-containing protein, with amino-acid sequence MKKRIPIIPYREDLIAKARWLRKNSTPGEIEIYKAIKKKKLLGYKFRRQRPIHRFIVDFYCRELRLAIEIDGRSHDYKIEYDKQRQEIIEQLGVSFLRFSEFDAKHYTESVVMEIERWILEHEGV; translated from the coding sequence ATGAAAAAGAGAATACCAATCATTCCATACAGGGAAGATCTTATAGCCAAAGCTCGCTGGCTTAGAAAAAACTCGACTCCAGGCGAAATCGAAATCTATAAAGCAATTAAGAAAAAGAAACTGCTTGGTTATAAATTCCGGAGGCAGCGTCCAATCCATCGTTTCATCGTTGATTTCTATTGCCGTGAACTCAGGTTAGCAATAGAGATTGATGGAAGAAGTCATGACTATAAAATTGAATATGATAAACAACGACAGGAAATAATTGAGCAGTTGGGAGTGAGTTTTCTGCGGTTTAGTGAATTTGATGCTAAGCACTATACGGAGTCGGTAGTGATGGAAATAGAAAGGTGGATACTGGAGCATGAGGGAGTCTAG
- a CDS encoding CopG family transcriptional regulator produces MIRTQIYLTKKEKEAIEQLSGERKTTQSNIIREAIDEYVAKKKMESGKERESIMDFAGIWKHKKDIPRVDVLREDWEGRVKRLDADKDDR; encoded by the coding sequence ATGATTCGAACACAAATATATCTTACCAAAAAAGAAAAAGAGGCTATCGAACAGCTTTCCGGTGAGCGCAAAACAACTCAGAGCAATATTATCCGGGAAGCTATTGATGAGTATGTCGCTAAAAAGAAAATGGAATCCGGAAAAGAGAGAGAATCGATCATGGATTTTGCCGGTATTTGGAAACACAAGAAAGATATTCCCCGGGTTGATGTACTCAGAGAAGACTGGGAAGGGCGAGTGAAACGCTTAGATGCAGACAAAGATGATCGTTGA
- a CDS encoding type II toxin-antitoxin system VapC family toxin, protein MQTKMIVDTNIFIDFLKGNEDAVHFIQKNQPVSTSVVVVSELYSGVKTKAEMNELGSFLSFVNKIDVTEAIARKAGLLRRKYHKSHGIKIPDAIIAATAEQQGVPIATLDKKHFSVLTNNLIIPY, encoded by the coding sequence ATGCAGACAAAGATGATCGTTGATACCAATATTTTTATTGATTTCCTGAAGGGAAATGAAGATGCAGTACACTTTATCCAAAAGAATCAGCCTGTTTCTACATCAGTAGTTGTTGTTTCAGAATTATACTCCGGAGTGAAGACTAAGGCTGAAATGAATGAATTGGGCTCATTTTTATCCTTTGTAAACAAAATTGATGTAACTGAGGCTATTGCCAGAAAAGCAGGGCTCCTGAGGCGCAAATACCACAAAAGCCACGGAATTAAAATACCGGATGCGATTATTGCAGCTACAGCTGAACAACAGGGTGTGCCAATCGCTACACTCGATAAAAAGCATTTTTCAGTTTTAACTAACAACCTGATTATCCCATATTAA
- a CDS encoding Glu/Leu/Phe/Val dehydrogenase — protein sequence MIDAPVKNSKKLTEENPNFSLFNQLANYEHEQVVICSDPEVGLKAIIAIHNTTLGPALGGTRMWNYESEEAAIKDVLRLSRGMSYKAAISGLNLGGGKAVIIGDPHTEKTEALFRSFGRFVDGLGGRYITAEDVGMTEREMEWIYSETKYVTGIPKALGGSGNPSPVTAYGVYMGVKACAQKAYGSDSLEGKKIALQGAGNVASYFARHAAKEGAKLYICDIYEDKAKELAEEVGGELVDPDDIYGLDVDIYTPCALGGVINDDTMDQFKCDIIAGGANNVLDDEDKHGQQLLDKGIIYAPDYVINAGGLINIASELEGYNEERALQNAGNIYNTITDILNYSEDHGIPAHVASNDLAEKRIKTIGHIKNKYSSKANVSGRLGEVYKRFID from the coding sequence ATGATTGACGCACCTGTTAAAAACTCCAAGAAATTGACTGAAGAAAACCCGAATTTTTCCCTTTTTAATCAGCTTGCTAACTACGAACATGAGCAGGTGGTCATTTGCTCTGACCCTGAAGTTGGGCTGAAGGCTATCATCGCTATCCACAATACCACGCTGGGCCCGGCTTTGGGCGGAACCCGTATGTGGAACTATGAATCCGAAGAAGCAGCCATCAAAGATGTGCTGCGCCTCTCACGCGGTATGTCGTATAAAGCGGCTATTTCCGGACTGAACCTGGGTGGTGGAAAAGCTGTGATCATCGGCGATCCTCATACCGAGAAAACCGAAGCTTTATTCCGCTCTTTTGGCCGGTTCGTGGATGGACTTGGCGGACGGTACATCACCGCTGAAGACGTGGGAATGACCGAGCGTGAGATGGAGTGGATTTATTCTGAAACGAAGTATGTAACCGGTATTCCCAAGGCACTTGGTGGAAGTGGAAACCCATCTCCGGTGACCGCTTATGGGGTGTACATGGGAGTTAAAGCCTGTGCTCAAAAAGCTTACGGCAGCGACTCACTCGAGGGCAAGAAGATTGCCTTACAGGGTGCCGGAAATGTAGCTTCCTATTTTGCACGTCATGCAGCTAAAGAAGGAGCCAAGCTCTACATCTGCGATATTTACGAAGACAAAGCTAAAGAACTTGCTGAGGAAGTGGGGGGTGAACTTGTTGACCCTGATGACATTTATGGGTTGGATGTGGACATCTATACTCCTTGTGCTTTAGGCGGTGTGATCAATGACGACACCATGGATCAGTTTAAGTGTGATATCATTGCCGGAGGAGCTAATAACGTGTTGGATGATGAAGACAAGCACGGCCAGCAGCTGCTCGACAAAGGCATTATCTACGCTCCTGATTATGTGATTAATGCGGGTGGACTCATCAATATTGCCAGCGAACTGGAAGGGTACAACGAAGAGCGCGCCCTCCAAAATGCCGGTAATATCTATAACACGATCACCGACATCCTGAATTATTCGGAAGACCATGGCATTCCTGCTCATGTAGCTTCCAATGATCTGGCTGAAAAGCGTATCAAAACCATAGGGCATATCAAGAATAAATATTCATCCAAGGCCAATGTATCCGGGAGGCTGGGTGAAGTTTACAAGCGCTTTATCGATTGA